ATTGCAGATAAAGGATATTTATCCCTGCCCTATCAAACCACTCTTTTTGAACAGGACAGGATTCGGTTAATCACCCCTTTAAGGAATAATATGAAGAAAAGAACAACGCTCTGGAATCCTTCTTACCGATACGTCCGCAAGAGAGTGGAAACTCTGTTTTCTCAGCTTTGCGACCACCTTTACATCAAAAGGAATTATGCAAAATCGCTCAGCGGGCTCTTCACAAGGATGTGTTCAAAGATAAGTGGCGTAGCCGTTCTGCAGTTGATCAATTTCAAAAACAACAAACCCATTAATCACTTAAAACATGCCCTTGCCGCTTAAACCGCACAACGGGTTAACCATTAACAAAATCACTTATGCGTGTAATTATTACAAAACGATTTCTGTTGTGTATGTTGCTGAGTGCTTTCACAGCACTGGTCTCCGCCCAGCAAAGAACTATCACAGGAACAGTAAAAGACGAAAAAGGAGAGCCAGTGCCCTTTGCCTCTTTCGTTGTGAGGGGAACGAAGACTGGCGGGCAGACCGCGCCAAACGGTTCTTTTAGGGTTGTAGTGCCGGGGAACACCGCTGTACTGGTGTTTTCATTTGTTGGTTATAAAACGAAGGAAGTGCCGGTAGGATCTGCTAATAGTCTTAATGTAACACTGGAGTCGGACAATAATGCTTTGTCGGAAGTGGTGGTGACGGCTCTTGGAATTAAAAGAGAAAGAAAATCGCTAGGGTACGCTATCCAGGAAGTTAAAGGCGAGTCGCTTGTGGAGGCAAGAGAGCCTAACCTTGCAAATGCACTTTCTGGAAAAGTATCTGGATTACAAGTTGTAAGGTCCTCGAATGGGCCGGCTGGATCATCGAAAATTGTGCTGAGGGGAAACAATTCTCTTACAGGGAGCAATCAGCCTTTGATTGTTGTTGACGGTGTTCCGGTAGATAATTTTACCGGAGCTACCAATAACGACTTTTATAACCCTTCCAACGATATGGGTAACGGGCTATCCGATATCAATCCTGAAGATATAGAAAGCATGACCGTACTGAAAGGTGGGTCGGCAGCTGCTTTGTATGGTTCACGTGCGGGGAACGGTGTGATTTTAATCACAACCAAGAGCGGGAGAGCGCAGAAAGGTCTCGGCATTAATGTGAATTCTTCATTTGGGGTGGAATCTATTTTTATGAAGCCTGAAATGCAGGATAGTTTTGGTCAGGGAGAGAATGGTACATTCAATCAAAGATCCCGTAGGAGCTGGGGGCCTAAAATCGAAGGCCAAAATGTTCAAAACTGGGACGGACGGCAAGTCCCCTTAACGTCATATGACAATCTTGGGAACTTTATGGAGAGGGGATCATGGTCCAATCAAAGTGTATCTCTGCAACAGCAGTATAAATCGACCTCTGTTTATACTTCATTCAATCATCTGGATAACAGTAGTATTATTCCAGGAGCTGAATTGAAGCGTACAAATTTAACTGCACGTGCAGTTAGCAAATTCGGAGAAAATGATCGCTGGACTGCTGATACAAAAGTTCAATACTCGAGAGCCGATGCAAAGAACAGACCAATTGGTGGCAATAGAAATGAAAACCCTTTTTACATAACTTATTTATTTCCCAGATCACTCAATATTACAGAGTTTGAAAATGCAGTCGATGGTAATAACAATATGTATTGGTATGGCGATGCTTCAACGGAGATCAACCCATATTGGAATACCAGATACAATACAAATAATGATGTCAGAGACCGTTATATCATGAGCGGGTCGCTAAAATATCAGTTTAATTCATGGTTAAGCGGGGAAATCAGAGGTGGCTCTGATATGTATTCAACAAATAATCAAGATAAATTGTATGGAGGGAGCCCTATTGCTGCAAACGGCAGATACTCTATTGGAAAAAATAACTTTCAGGAGACCAATTACAGCGCTCTGTTTACTGCTACAAAGGACAATGTGTTCGGTAAATTAGGAGGTACTGTAACATGGGGAGGTAATTTAATGAATCAGAAGTTCAGCCTTTTTGGTGCGTCTAGCGGGCTATTAAACGCTCGTGATTTCTTTTATATAAATAATGGCATCAATTCTCCTACAGTGACCGAGGATTTTTATGAAAAGAAGATCAATTCGCTTTACGGCTCGGTAGGGCTGAACTGGGACGGGTATGTCTTTCTTGATGGAACTTTAAGGAATGACTGGACTACTGCGCTAAGTCCCGACAATCAATCTTATTTTTATCCATCCGTTAACCTTTCAGTAGTCTTTACAGATATGCTTTCTAGAATGGGCAAGTCCTTACCTGCGTGGGTTAGTTTTGGAAAGATCAGGGCGTCGTACGCTGAAGTAGGGAATGACATGCTGCCGTATCAGTTATATAATACCTATACCATCGGCAAAGACCCTTTGGGCAATACTACAGCCACAAAAAATGGAACTTTGTTTGATCCCAATGTTAAGAATGAGTTAATCAAATCATATGAATTTGGTGCTGAAATGCGTTTCTTGAATAATCGATTCACATTCGACATTGCCTGGTATAAAACAAATTCACTTAACCAACTGATTGATTTACCGATGGATCCTCTCAGCGGATACAATCGAAGAAAGATTAATGCAGGGGATGTTGAGAACAAGGGATTTGAGGCACAGGTAAATGCCAGTGTATTGAATAATCCAAGGTCTTTAACATGGAACGTCGGTTTGAACTATTCAACAAACAAGAGTAAAATCAATCGGATCACAGACAATGTGACGCAATACCCTCTTGGTGGTTTTGATAATGTAAGCATTTTAGCTGTTACCGGCTCAGAGTATGGAGATATTTACGGTACAGCGTTTAGAAGAGTTACTGACGAGTCTAGCCCTTTCTATGGGGAGCTTCTGTTAACGGAAAACGGTTTGCCCGTGCATAATCCTGACCCCGTTAAATTAGGCAATCAACAGGCGTCCGGTTTACTAGGGGTAACAAACGCTGTTGCATACAGAGGCGTGTCACTTTCATTTTTAGTTGATGCGCGTTTTGGAGGTAAAATATTTTCTTCTACAAACGTGAACATGCAGAGGGCTGGTACTGCTGCTGTAACAGTCGTTAATGGCGCCCGTGAAGACATTATTGCAGATGGAGTAGTGTTAAACTCTTCTAATGAATACGTGAAAAATACGACTGGTGTTGATCCTCAGTTGTATTGGGAAGCAATAGGGATAAATAATTTAGGAATTACAGAAGCAAATCTTTATGATGCGACTAATATCAGGTTGAGAAATATACAACTCAACTATGATTTGCCAGCTAAATGGATTTCCAAAACGCCTTTGCAGAGAGCTCGTCTTGGCTTATCCTGTAACAATGTCTGGATGATCAAAAGCAATACGCATGGCATAGATCCCGAATCAGTGTTTGCTACAGGAACAAATGCCGTAGGCTTCGAAAATGGAAGTGCACCTACTACCCGCAGCTTTTTATTTAACTTAACATTAGGGTTCTAAATTAATCTGAGCGAAAATGAAAACTTTAATCAAAAATTCATATATACTTCTTACAGCGGGGCTATTGATAACATCCTGTAAGAAATTTGACGATCTGAATAACGACCCCTTAGCGGCGAGTGAAGAACAGGTTCAAATAGAATATTTTATAAATAATTCCATTATTGGCACCCAAATGGATCCTGGTGTGGCAGAGCGTTCATTTATTCTTTATTGGAAAACGGCGGCTCATCAACACAGTGTTTCTGGTTTCGCTACTGGTGGCTACGACGACGGATGGACCACAGAATATTATAACCAGATCTCTGGATGGTTGAATTCAATTAACTCTGCTATTGAGATCGCTCCCAAAAAGGTTGAGGCTGGTGTATCGAAGCCGTACGATAATAATCTTGTTCAGGTTGCGCGTATTTGGAGGGCTTATTTAATGAGTGAGATGTCTGATAACTTTGGACCAATAGCTGTTAATGCATTTCAGGGGGTCAATCCAGGTTTTGATAGTGAGAAAACTGTATATTATTATATTATGGACGAGCTGAAGGATGCGGTATCTAAAATCGATATTTCGGTAGTCAATCCATCGGGTCTCGACAAACTTGACGCTGCTTATGGCTATAATTACCAGAAATGGAAAAAGTATGGTAACTCGTTGCGTATGCGCCTTGCAATGCGCTTGTCTGAAGTAGATGCCGTTAAGGCGAAATCAGAGTTCGAAGCTGCTGCGGCTTCTGAAAATGACCTTATCATCACAATGGATGATGCATTCCAGGTGCAGGAAAGAGATGGTTGGGATCCTTTGGCTGGGGTAATGAGCCGTACATGGAACACACAATTAATTTCTGCTTCATTAAACAATATTTACCTCGGATTAGGTGGAGTTAAAACCGAGAACCAGGTGGCTGATTCTTTGCACTCCTATATCAGGCCTGCAAATTGGATGGGACTAAAGTTTGCAAACCACTTCACTACGCTGACCAATGATCCGTCCGCAGGATACTGGTTTGACGGCCTACCATATTCAATTGACCCACGAGCTTATAAAACCTTTATTATACCTGGGAATTTTTCTGATCCTAATTTTACCGATAATGGCACGGACTCAAAGACTACAAAAAGGAATTTGATGAGCGCCAATGGAGAAACTGTTGTAAAAGAAATAGAAGCAAAACATACCTGGAATGCAAGGGTTGCGGGTAATTGGGGTACTAAGGGTGTAATGAATCAGGTAGTAACATTCGAAGGTACAATGCCTCGTTTGAGCAGAAAGTTCAGAAATCATAGCATGAAGAGAATTTTCTTTGCTCCATGGGAGACTTACTTCTTGCTTGCAGAAGCTAACGTACGAGGATGGACAACGCCGGTTGGTGGTAGGGAAGCGTATGAAAAGGGCATCAGTTTGAATTTTTCTTATTGGGGTGTATCTGATTTTGTCGCTGATTATCTGCAATCGGCAAACTACAACAGAGTGGGCACCTCTGTTAGATGGGATCATACAACCGAACCTCCCGCAAGCTATACAATGAACTTTAAAGATGGTTATACAGGTACTGACGGTGTTGCGACTGTAATGTATCCTAAAAACGATCTGTATCAAAATGGGAATATCAAAAATGATCATTTAACAAAGATTATTACTCAGAAGTATCTTGCCCATATGCCTTATCTTCCATTGGAAGCATGGAATGATAAGAGAAGATTGGGCTTGCCGTTTTTTGAAAATCCAGCAGTAGAAACCCAGTTGGTTAATATGCCTGCTTTAACACAAGCAAATTATATGACGAGCAGAGTTCAGTTTTTTCCGCAACGCGTGAAATATCCATCTGGGCTGCCAAATACGAATCCGGCCGGATACAAACAAGCGGTTGACT
The window above is part of the Arcticibacter tournemirensis genome. Proteins encoded here:
- a CDS encoding SusC/RagA family TonB-linked outer membrane protein — translated: MRVIITKRFLLCMLLSAFTALVSAQQRTITGTVKDEKGEPVPFASFVVRGTKTGGQTAPNGSFRVVVPGNTAVLVFSFVGYKTKEVPVGSANSLNVTLESDNNALSEVVVTALGIKRERKSLGYAIQEVKGESLVEAREPNLANALSGKVSGLQVVRSSNGPAGSSKIVLRGNNSLTGSNQPLIVVDGVPVDNFTGATNNDFYNPSNDMGNGLSDINPEDIESMTVLKGGSAAALYGSRAGNGVILITTKSGRAQKGLGINVNSSFGVESIFMKPEMQDSFGQGENGTFNQRSRRSWGPKIEGQNVQNWDGRQVPLTSYDNLGNFMERGSWSNQSVSLQQQYKSTSVYTSFNHLDNSSIIPGAELKRTNLTARAVSKFGENDRWTADTKVQYSRADAKNRPIGGNRNENPFYITYLFPRSLNITEFENAVDGNNNMYWYGDASTEINPYWNTRYNTNNDVRDRYIMSGSLKYQFNSWLSGEIRGGSDMYSTNNQDKLYGGSPIAANGRYSIGKNNFQETNYSALFTATKDNVFGKLGGTVTWGGNLMNQKFSLFGASSGLLNARDFFYINNGINSPTVTEDFYEKKINSLYGSVGLNWDGYVFLDGTLRNDWTTALSPDNQSYFYPSVNLSVVFTDMLSRMGKSLPAWVSFGKIRASYAEVGNDMLPYQLYNTYTIGKDPLGNTTATKNGTLFDPNVKNELIKSYEFGAEMRFLNNRFTFDIAWYKTNSLNQLIDLPMDPLSGYNRRKINAGDVENKGFEAQVNASVLNNPRSLTWNVGLNYSTNKSKINRITDNVTQYPLGGFDNVSILAVTGSEYGDIYGTAFRRVTDESSPFYGELLLTENGLPVHNPDPVKLGNQQASGLLGVTNAVAYRGVSLSFLVDARFGGKIFSSTNVNMQRAGTAAVTVVNGAREDIIADGVVLNSSNEYVKNTTGVDPQLYWEAIGINNLGITEANLYDATNIRLRNIQLNYDLPAKWISKTPLQRARLGLSCNNVWMIKSNTHGIDPESVFATGTNAVGFENGSAPTTRSFLFNLTLGF
- a CDS encoding SusD/RagB family nutrient-binding outer membrane lipoprotein — translated: MKTLIKNSYILLTAGLLITSCKKFDDLNNDPLAASEEQVQIEYFINNSIIGTQMDPGVAERSFILYWKTAAHQHSVSGFATGGYDDGWTTEYYNQISGWLNSINSAIEIAPKKVEAGVSKPYDNNLVQVARIWRAYLMSEMSDNFGPIAVNAFQGVNPGFDSEKTVYYYIMDELKDAVSKIDISVVNPSGLDKLDAAYGYNYQKWKKYGNSLRMRLAMRLSEVDAVKAKSEFEAAAASENDLIITMDDAFQVQERDGWDPLAGVMSRTWNTQLISASLNNIYLGLGGVKTENQVADSLHSYIRPANWMGLKFANHFTTLTNDPSAGYWFDGLPYSIDPRAYKTFIIPGNFSDPNFTDNGTDSKTTKRNLMSANGETVVKEIEAKHTWNARVAGNWGTKGVMNQVVTFEGTMPRLSRKFRNHSMKRIFFAPWETYFLLAEANVRGWTTPVGGREAYEKGISLNFSYWGVSDFVADYLQSANYNRVGTSVRWDHTTEPPASYTMNFKDGYTGTDGVATVMYPKNDLYQNGNIKNDHLTKIITQKYLAHMPYLPLEAWNDKRRLGLPFFENPAVETQLVNMPALTQANYMTSRVQFFPQRVKYPSGLPNTNPAGYKQAVDYLGGSDAVLTPLWWAKKQ